A window from Peromyscus eremicus chromosome 1, PerEre_H2_v1, whole genome shotgun sequence encodes these proteins:
- the Ap2a1 gene encoding AP-2 complex subunit alpha-1 isoform X3, with amino-acid sequence MPAVSKGDGMRGLAVFISDIRNCKSKEAEIKRINKELANIRSKFKGDKALDGYSKKKYVCKLLFIFLLGHDIDFGHMEAVNLLSSNKYTEKQIGYLFISVLVNSNSELIRLINNAIKNDLASRNPTFMCLALHCIANVGSREMGEAFAADIPRILVAGDSMDSVKQSAALCLLRLYKASPDLVPMGEWTARVVHLLNDQHMGVVTAAVSLITCLCKKNPDDFKTCISLAVSRLSRIVSSASTDLQDYTYYFVPAPWLSVKLLRLLQSYPPPEDAAVKGRLVECLETVLNKAQEPPKSKKVQHSNAKNAILFETISLIIHYDSEPNLLVRACNQLGQFLQHRETNLRYLALESMCTLASSEFSHEAVKTHIDTVINALKTERDVSVRQRAADLLYAMCDRSNAKQIVSEMLRYLETADYAIREEIVLKVAILAEKYAVDYSWYVDTILNLIRIAGDYVSEEVWYRVLQIVTNRDDVQGYAAKTVFEALQAPACHENMVKVGGYILGEFGNLIAGDPRSSPPVQFSLLHSKFHLCSVATRALLLSTYIKFINLFPETKATIQGVLRAGSQLRNADVELQQRAVEYLTLSSVASTDVLATVLEEMPPFPERESSILAKLKRKKGPGAASALDDSRRDTSNNDINGGVEPTPSTVSTPSPSADLLGLRAAPPPAAPPVPVGGNLLVDVFSDGPNAQPSLGPTPEEAFLSPGPEDIGPPIPEADELLNKFVCKNSGVLFENQLLQIGVKSEFRQNLGRMYLFYGNKTSVQFQSFSPTVVHPGDLQTQLAVQTKRVAAQVDGGAQVQQVLNIECLRDFLTPPLLSVRFRYGGTAQSLTLKLPVTINKFFQPTEMAAQDFFQRWKQLSLPLQEAQKIFKANHPMDAEVTKAKLLGFGSALLDNVDPNPENFPRPQGGGMPGSFLWPFVFLFLFICCCLHSGGVKGSTLPPLSPRAQRGEGLEKLVPPPLPSPLSPSLPLPIRVRVLL; translated from the exons ATGCCGGCCGTATCCAAGGGCGATGGCATGCGCGGGCTTGCCGTGTTCATCTCCGACATCCGGAACT GCAAGAGCAAAGAGGCTGAGATCAAGAGGATCAACAAGGAACTGGCCAACATCCGCTCCAAGTTCAAAG GGGACAAGGCCTTGGATGGCTACAGTAAGAAGAAGTATGTGTGTAAGCTGCTTTTCATCTTCCTGCTTGGCCATGACATTGACTTTGGACACATGGAGGCTGTGAACCTTCTAAGCTCCAACAAGTACACAGAGAAGCAGATA GGGTACCTGTTCATCTCAGTCCTGGTGAACTCGAACTCAGAGCTGATCCGGCTCATCAACAACGCCATCAAGAATGACCTGGCCAGCCGCAACCCCACCTTCATGTGCCTGGCCTTGCACTGTATCGCCAACGTGGGCAGCCGTGAGATGGGCGAGGCCTTTGCCGCTGACATTCCCCGAATCCTGGTGGCTGG AGACAGCATGGACAGTGTGAAGCAAAGTGCAGCCCTATGCCTGCTTCGACTTTACAAGGCTTCACCTGACCTGGTGCCCATGGGCGAGTGGACGGCACGTGTAGTGCACTTGCTCAATGACCAACACATG GGAGTGGTCACAGCCGCTGTCAGCCTTATCACCTGCCTCTGTAAGAAGAATCCGGATGACTTCAAGACCTGTATCTCCCTGGCTGTGTCTCGCCTGAGCCGG ATTGTCTCGTCTGCCTCCACCGACCTCCAGGACTACACCTATTACTTCGTTCCTGCCCCCTGGCTCTCCGTGAAGCTGCTGCGGCTGCTGCAGAGCTACCCACCGCCAG agGACGCGGCTGTGAAAGGGCGGCTGGTGGAGTGTCTCGAGACCGTGCTCAACAAAGCCCAGGAGCCCCCCAAGTCCAAGAAGGTGCAGCACTCCAACGCCAAGAACGCTATCCTCTTTGAGACCATTAGCCTCATCATCCACTATGACAG TGAACCCAACCTCCTGGTCCGCGCCTGTAACCAGCTGGGCCAGTTCCTGCAGCACCGGGAGACGAACCTGCGCTACCTGGCCCTGGAGAGCATGTGCACGCTGGCAAGCTCTGAGTTCTCCCATGAGGCTGTCAAGACTCACATTGATACCGTCATTAATGCCCTCAAG ACGGAGCGGGATGTCAGTGTGAGGCAGAGGGCAGCCGACCTCCTGTATGCCATGTGTGACCGCAGCAATGCCAAGCAAATTGTGTCAGAGATGCTGCGGTACCTCGAGACCGCAGACTATGCTATCCGAGAGGAGATC GTGTTGAAGGTGGCCATCCTGGCTGAGAAGTATGCAGTAGACTATAGCTGGTATGTGGACACCATCCTCAACCTCATCCGCATCGCAGGCGACTATGTGAGCGAGGAGGTGTGGTACCGAGTGTTGCAGATCGTCACCAACCGTGACGATGTCCAGGGTTATGCTGCCAAGACAGTGTTTGAG GCCCTCCAGGCCCCAGCCTGTCATGAGAACATGGTGAAGGTCGGTGGCTACATCCTTGGGGAGTTTGGGAACTTGATTGCTGGGGACCCACGCTCCAG CCCACCTGTCCAGTTCTCATTGCTGCACTCCAAGTTCCACCTGTGCAGCGTGGCCACCCGCGCCCTGCTCTTGTCCACCTACATCAAGTTCATCAACCTCTTCCCTGAGACCAAGGCCACCATCCAGGGCGTTCTGCGTGCCGGCTCCCAGCTGCGCAATGCCGATGTGGAGCTCCAGCAGCGGGCAGTGGAGTACCTCACCCTCAGCTCTGTAGCCAGCACTGATGTTCTG GCCACTGTGCTAGAAGAAATGCCTCCATTTCCCGAGCGCGAGTCATCTATCCTGGCCAAGCTGAAGCGCAAGAAGGGCCCTGGGGCAGCCAGTGCCCTGGATGACAGCCGTAGGGATACCAGCAACAATGACATCAATGGGGGTGTGGAGCCCACCCCCAGCACCGTG TCGACGCCCTCGCCCTCCGCGGACCTCCTGGGGCTGCGGGCAGCCCCTCCCCCCGCTGCACCTCCAGTTCCTGTAGGTGGGAACCTCCTGGTGGATGTCTTCTCTGACGGCCCCAATGCACAGCCCAGCCTGGGGCCCACCCCTGAGGAGGCCTTCCTCAG ccCAGGTCCTGAGGACATAGGCCCTCCCATCCCAGAAGCGGATGAACTGCTGAATAA GTTCGTGTGTAAGAACAGTGGGGTCTTGTTTGAGAACCAGCTGCTGCAGATTGGAGTCAAGTCCGAGTTCCGGCAGAACCTGG GCCGAATGTATCTCTTCTATGGCAACAAGACTTCTGTGCAGTTCCAGAGCTTCTCGCCCACCGTGGTCCACCCTGGAGACCTCCAGACTC AGCTGGCGGTGCAGACGAAGCGCGTAGCTGCACAGGTGGACGGTGGTGCGCAGGTGCAGCAGGTGCTCAACATTGAGTGTCTGCGAGACTTCCTGACACCACCCCTGCTGTCCGTGCGCTTCCG GTACGGTGGCACCGCCCAGTCCCTCACCCTGAAGCTCCCGGTGACCATCAACAAATTCTTCCAGCCCACAGAGATGGCCGCCCAGGACTTTTTCCAGCGCTGGAAGCAGCTGAGCCT CCCCCTGCAGGAGGCACAGAAAATCTTCAAAGCCAACCACCCCATGGATGCTGAAGTTACTAAGGCCAAG CTTCTGGGGTTTGGCTCTGCTCTTCTGGACAATGTGGACCCCAACCCTGAGaacttt CCAAGACCCCAGGGTGGGGGCATGCCTGGGAGCTTCCTCTggccttttgtatttttatttttgttcatctgCTGCTGTTTACATTCTGGGGGGGTCAAGGGAAGCACCCTCCCTCCCTTGTCCCCCAGAGCACAgaggggagaggggctggagaagttggtacctcctcccctcccctccccattgtcgccctccctccctctccccatccgGGTCCGTGTATTATTGTGA
- the Ap2a1 gene encoding AP-2 complex subunit alpha-1 isoform X2: MPAVSKGDGMRGLAVFISDIRNCKSKEAEIKRINKELANIRSKFKGDKALDGYSKKKYVCKLLFIFLLGHDIDFGHMEAVNLLSSNKYTEKQIGYLFISVLVNSNSELIRLINNAIKNDLASRNPTFMCLALHCIANVGSREMGEAFAADIPRILVAGDSMDSVKQSAALCLLRLYKASPDLVPMGEWTARVVHLLNDQHMGVVTAAVSLITCLCKKNPDDFKTCISLAVSRLSRIVSSASTDLQDYTYYFVPAPWLSVKLLRLLQSYPPPEDAAVKGRLVECLETVLNKAQEPPKSKKVQHSNAKNAILFETISLIIHYDSEPNLLVRACNQLGQFLQHRETNLRYLALESMCTLASSEFSHEAVKTHIDTVINALKTERDVSVRQRAADLLYAMCDRSNAKQIVSEMLRYLETADYAIREEIVLKVAILAEKYAVDYSWYVDTILNLIRIAGDYVSEEVWYRVLQIVTNRDDVQGYAAKTVFEALQAPACHENMVKVGGYILGEFGNLIAGDPRSSPPVQFSLLHSKFHLCSVATRALLLSTYIKFINLFPETKATIQGVLRAGSQLRNADVELQQRAVEYLTLSSVASTDVLATVLEEMPPFPERESSILAKLKRKKGPGAASALDDSRRDTSNNDINGGVEPTPSTVSTPSPSADLLGLRAAPPPAAPPVPVGGNLLVDVFSDGPNAQPSLGPTPEEAFLSPGPEDIGPPIPEADELLNKFVCKNSGVLFENQLLQIGVKSEFRQNLGRMYLFYGNKTSVQFQSFSPTVVHPGDLQTQLAVQTKRVAAQVDGGAQVQQVLNIECLRDFLTPPLLSVRFRYGGTAQSLTLKLPVTINKFFQPTEMAAQDFFQRWKQLSLPLQEAQKIFKANHPMDAEVTKAKLLGFGSALLDNVDPNPENFVGAGIIQTKALQVGCLLRLEPNAQAQMYRLTLRTSKEPVSRHLCELLAQQF; encoded by the exons ATGCCGGCCGTATCCAAGGGCGATGGCATGCGCGGGCTTGCCGTGTTCATCTCCGACATCCGGAACT GCAAGAGCAAAGAGGCTGAGATCAAGAGGATCAACAAGGAACTGGCCAACATCCGCTCCAAGTTCAAAG GGGACAAGGCCTTGGATGGCTACAGTAAGAAGAAGTATGTGTGTAAGCTGCTTTTCATCTTCCTGCTTGGCCATGACATTGACTTTGGACACATGGAGGCTGTGAACCTTCTAAGCTCCAACAAGTACACAGAGAAGCAGATA GGGTACCTGTTCATCTCAGTCCTGGTGAACTCGAACTCAGAGCTGATCCGGCTCATCAACAACGCCATCAAGAATGACCTGGCCAGCCGCAACCCCACCTTCATGTGCCTGGCCTTGCACTGTATCGCCAACGTGGGCAGCCGTGAGATGGGCGAGGCCTTTGCCGCTGACATTCCCCGAATCCTGGTGGCTGG AGACAGCATGGACAGTGTGAAGCAAAGTGCAGCCCTATGCCTGCTTCGACTTTACAAGGCTTCACCTGACCTGGTGCCCATGGGCGAGTGGACGGCACGTGTAGTGCACTTGCTCAATGACCAACACATG GGAGTGGTCACAGCCGCTGTCAGCCTTATCACCTGCCTCTGTAAGAAGAATCCGGATGACTTCAAGACCTGTATCTCCCTGGCTGTGTCTCGCCTGAGCCGG ATTGTCTCGTCTGCCTCCACCGACCTCCAGGACTACACCTATTACTTCGTTCCTGCCCCCTGGCTCTCCGTGAAGCTGCTGCGGCTGCTGCAGAGCTACCCACCGCCAG agGACGCGGCTGTGAAAGGGCGGCTGGTGGAGTGTCTCGAGACCGTGCTCAACAAAGCCCAGGAGCCCCCCAAGTCCAAGAAGGTGCAGCACTCCAACGCCAAGAACGCTATCCTCTTTGAGACCATTAGCCTCATCATCCACTATGACAG TGAACCCAACCTCCTGGTCCGCGCCTGTAACCAGCTGGGCCAGTTCCTGCAGCACCGGGAGACGAACCTGCGCTACCTGGCCCTGGAGAGCATGTGCACGCTGGCAAGCTCTGAGTTCTCCCATGAGGCTGTCAAGACTCACATTGATACCGTCATTAATGCCCTCAAG ACGGAGCGGGATGTCAGTGTGAGGCAGAGGGCAGCCGACCTCCTGTATGCCATGTGTGACCGCAGCAATGCCAAGCAAATTGTGTCAGAGATGCTGCGGTACCTCGAGACCGCAGACTATGCTATCCGAGAGGAGATC GTGTTGAAGGTGGCCATCCTGGCTGAGAAGTATGCAGTAGACTATAGCTGGTATGTGGACACCATCCTCAACCTCATCCGCATCGCAGGCGACTATGTGAGCGAGGAGGTGTGGTACCGAGTGTTGCAGATCGTCACCAACCGTGACGATGTCCAGGGTTATGCTGCCAAGACAGTGTTTGAG GCCCTCCAGGCCCCAGCCTGTCATGAGAACATGGTGAAGGTCGGTGGCTACATCCTTGGGGAGTTTGGGAACTTGATTGCTGGGGACCCACGCTCCAG CCCACCTGTCCAGTTCTCATTGCTGCACTCCAAGTTCCACCTGTGCAGCGTGGCCACCCGCGCCCTGCTCTTGTCCACCTACATCAAGTTCATCAACCTCTTCCCTGAGACCAAGGCCACCATCCAGGGCGTTCTGCGTGCCGGCTCCCAGCTGCGCAATGCCGATGTGGAGCTCCAGCAGCGGGCAGTGGAGTACCTCACCCTCAGCTCTGTAGCCAGCACTGATGTTCTG GCCACTGTGCTAGAAGAAATGCCTCCATTTCCCGAGCGCGAGTCATCTATCCTGGCCAAGCTGAAGCGCAAGAAGGGCCCTGGGGCAGCCAGTGCCCTGGATGACAGCCGTAGGGATACCAGCAACAATGACATCAATGGGGGTGTGGAGCCCACCCCCAGCACCGTG TCGACGCCCTCGCCCTCCGCGGACCTCCTGGGGCTGCGGGCAGCCCCTCCCCCCGCTGCACCTCCAGTTCCTGTAGGTGGGAACCTCCTGGTGGATGTCTTCTCTGACGGCCCCAATGCACAGCCCAGCCTGGGGCCCACCCCTGAGGAGGCCTTCCTCAG ccCAGGTCCTGAGGACATAGGCCCTCCCATCCCAGAAGCGGATGAACTGCTGAATAA GTTCGTGTGTAAGAACAGTGGGGTCTTGTTTGAGAACCAGCTGCTGCAGATTGGAGTCAAGTCCGAGTTCCGGCAGAACCTGG GCCGAATGTATCTCTTCTATGGCAACAAGACTTCTGTGCAGTTCCAGAGCTTCTCGCCCACCGTGGTCCACCCTGGAGACCTCCAGACTC AGCTGGCGGTGCAGACGAAGCGCGTAGCTGCACAGGTGGACGGTGGTGCGCAGGTGCAGCAGGTGCTCAACATTGAGTGTCTGCGAGACTTCCTGACACCACCCCTGCTGTCCGTGCGCTTCCG GTACGGTGGCACCGCCCAGTCCCTCACCCTGAAGCTCCCGGTGACCATCAACAAATTCTTCCAGCCCACAGAGATGGCCGCCCAGGACTTTTTCCAGCGCTGGAAGCAGCTGAGCCT CCCCCTGCAGGAGGCACAGAAAATCTTCAAAGCCAACCACCCCATGGATGCTGAAGTTACTAAGGCCAAG CTTCTGGGGTTTGGCTCTGCTCTTCTGGACAATGTGGACCCCAACCCTGAGaactttgtgggtgctggaatcatcCAGACgaaagccctgcaggtggggtgTCTGCTTCGGCTGGAGCCCAATGCCCAGGCCCAA ATGTACCGCCTGACCCTGCGTACCAGCAAAGAGCCTGTCTCCCGTCACCTGTGTGAGCTGCTGGCCCAGCAGTTCTGA
- the Ap2a1 gene encoding AP-2 complex subunit alpha-1 isoform X1, with product MPAVSKGDGMRGLAVFISDIRNCKSKEAEIKRINKELANIRSKFKGDKALDGYSKKKYVCKLLFIFLLGHDIDFGHMEAVNLLSSNKYTEKQIGYLFISVLVNSNSELIRLINNAIKNDLASRNPTFMCLALHCIANVGSREMGEAFAADIPRILVAGDSMDSVKQSAALCLLRLYKASPDLVPMGEWTARVVHLLNDQHMGVVTAAVSLITCLCKKNPDDFKTCISLAVSRLSRIVSSASTDLQDYTYYFVPAPWLSVKLLRLLQSYPPPEDAAVKGRLVECLETVLNKAQEPPKSKKVQHSNAKNAILFETISLIIHYDSEPNLLVRACNQLGQFLQHRETNLRYLALESMCTLASSEFSHEAVKTHIDTVINALKTERDVSVRQRAADLLYAMCDRSNAKQIVSEMLRYLETADYAIREEIVLKVAILAEKYAVDYSWYVDTILNLIRIAGDYVSEEVWYRVLQIVTNRDDVQGYAAKTVFEALQAPACHENMVKVGGYILGEFGNLIAGDPRSSPPVQFSLLHSKFHLCSVATRALLLSTYIKFINLFPETKATIQGVLRAGSQLRNADVELQQRAVEYLTLSSVASTDVLATVLEEMPPFPERESSILAKLKRKKGPGAASALDDSRRDTSNNDINGGVEPTPSTSTPSPSADLLGLRAAPPPAAPPVPVGGNLLVDVFSDGPNAQPSLGPTPEEAFLSPGPEDIGPPIPEADELLNKFVCKNSGVLFENQLLQIGVKSEFRQNLGRMYLFYGNKTSVQFQSFSPTVVHPGDLQTHILCSWP from the exons ATGCCGGCCGTATCCAAGGGCGATGGCATGCGCGGGCTTGCCGTGTTCATCTCCGACATCCGGAACT GCAAGAGCAAAGAGGCTGAGATCAAGAGGATCAACAAGGAACTGGCCAACATCCGCTCCAAGTTCAAAG GGGACAAGGCCTTGGATGGCTACAGTAAGAAGAAGTATGTGTGTAAGCTGCTTTTCATCTTCCTGCTTGGCCATGACATTGACTTTGGACACATGGAGGCTGTGAACCTTCTAAGCTCCAACAAGTACACAGAGAAGCAGATA GGGTACCTGTTCATCTCAGTCCTGGTGAACTCGAACTCAGAGCTGATCCGGCTCATCAACAACGCCATCAAGAATGACCTGGCCAGCCGCAACCCCACCTTCATGTGCCTGGCCTTGCACTGTATCGCCAACGTGGGCAGCCGTGAGATGGGCGAGGCCTTTGCCGCTGACATTCCCCGAATCCTGGTGGCTGG AGACAGCATGGACAGTGTGAAGCAAAGTGCAGCCCTATGCCTGCTTCGACTTTACAAGGCTTCACCTGACCTGGTGCCCATGGGCGAGTGGACGGCACGTGTAGTGCACTTGCTCAATGACCAACACATG GGAGTGGTCACAGCCGCTGTCAGCCTTATCACCTGCCTCTGTAAGAAGAATCCGGATGACTTCAAGACCTGTATCTCCCTGGCTGTGTCTCGCCTGAGCCGG ATTGTCTCGTCTGCCTCCACCGACCTCCAGGACTACACCTATTACTTCGTTCCTGCCCCCTGGCTCTCCGTGAAGCTGCTGCGGCTGCTGCAGAGCTACCCACCGCCAG agGACGCGGCTGTGAAAGGGCGGCTGGTGGAGTGTCTCGAGACCGTGCTCAACAAAGCCCAGGAGCCCCCCAAGTCCAAGAAGGTGCAGCACTCCAACGCCAAGAACGCTATCCTCTTTGAGACCATTAGCCTCATCATCCACTATGACAG TGAACCCAACCTCCTGGTCCGCGCCTGTAACCAGCTGGGCCAGTTCCTGCAGCACCGGGAGACGAACCTGCGCTACCTGGCCCTGGAGAGCATGTGCACGCTGGCAAGCTCTGAGTTCTCCCATGAGGCTGTCAAGACTCACATTGATACCGTCATTAATGCCCTCAAG ACGGAGCGGGATGTCAGTGTGAGGCAGAGGGCAGCCGACCTCCTGTATGCCATGTGTGACCGCAGCAATGCCAAGCAAATTGTGTCAGAGATGCTGCGGTACCTCGAGACCGCAGACTATGCTATCCGAGAGGAGATC GTGTTGAAGGTGGCCATCCTGGCTGAGAAGTATGCAGTAGACTATAGCTGGTATGTGGACACCATCCTCAACCTCATCCGCATCGCAGGCGACTATGTGAGCGAGGAGGTGTGGTACCGAGTGTTGCAGATCGTCACCAACCGTGACGATGTCCAGGGTTATGCTGCCAAGACAGTGTTTGAG GCCCTCCAGGCCCCAGCCTGTCATGAGAACATGGTGAAGGTCGGTGGCTACATCCTTGGGGAGTTTGGGAACTTGATTGCTGGGGACCCACGCTCCAG CCCACCTGTCCAGTTCTCATTGCTGCACTCCAAGTTCCACCTGTGCAGCGTGGCCACCCGCGCCCTGCTCTTGTCCACCTACATCAAGTTCATCAACCTCTTCCCTGAGACCAAGGCCACCATCCAGGGCGTTCTGCGTGCCGGCTCCCAGCTGCGCAATGCCGATGTGGAGCTCCAGCAGCGGGCAGTGGAGTACCTCACCCTCAGCTCTGTAGCCAGCACTGATGTTCTG GCCACTGTGCTAGAAGAAATGCCTCCATTTCCCGAGCGCGAGTCATCTATCCTGGCCAAGCTGAAGCGCAAGAAGGGCCCTGGGGCAGCCAGTGCCCTGGATGACAGCCGTAGGGATACCAGCAACAATGACATCAATGGGGGTGTGGAGCCCACCCCCAGCACC TCGACGCCCTCGCCCTCCGCGGACCTCCTGGGGCTGCGGGCAGCCCCTCCCCCCGCTGCACCTCCAGTTCCTGTAGGTGGGAACCTCCTGGTGGATGTCTTCTCTGACGGCCCCAATGCACAGCCCAGCCTGGGGCCCACCCCTGAGGAGGCCTTCCTCAG ccCAGGTCCTGAGGACATAGGCCCTCCCATCCCAGAAGCGGATGAACTGCTGAATAA GTTCGTGTGTAAGAACAGTGGGGTCTTGTTTGAGAACCAGCTGCTGCAGATTGGAGTCAAGTCCGAGTTCCGGCAGAACCTGG GCCGAATGTATCTCTTCTATGGCAACAAGACTTCTGTGCAGTTCCAGAGCTTCTCGCCCACCGTGGTCCACCCTGGAGACCTCCAGACTCATATCCTCTGCTCTTGGCCCTGA